Proteins from a single region of Streptococcus oralis:
- the rseP gene encoding RIP metalloprotease RseP yields the protein MIGLLTFILVFGIIVVVHEFGHFYFAKKSGILVREFAIGMGPKIFSHIGKDGTAYTIRILPLGGYVRMAGWGDDATEIKTGTPVSLTLADDGKVKRINLSGKKLDQTALPMQVTQFDFEDKLFIKGLVLEEEKTFAVDHDATVVEEDGTEVRIAPLDVQYQNASIWGKLITNFAGPMNNFILGVVVFWILIFLQGGVRDTQTNLFHVMPEGALAKAGVAETAQITKVGSHEVKNWQDLTQAVEADTKDKTAPTLDVTISENGSEKQVTVTPEENQGRYILGVQPGVKSDFLSMFVGGFTTAADSGLRILSALKNLIFHPDLNKLGGPVAIFKASSDAAKNGIENVLYFLAMISINIGIFNLIPIPALDGGKIVLNILEAIRRKPLKQEIETYVTMAGVVIMVVLMLAVTWNDIMRLFF from the coding sequence ATGATTGGATTGCTAACCTTTATCCTGGTTTTTGGGATTATTGTGGTGGTGCATGAGTTTGGACATTTTTATTTTGCCAAGAAATCAGGCATTCTAGTTCGTGAATTTGCCATTGGTATGGGGCCCAAGATTTTTTCCCATATCGGTAAGGATGGCACTGCTTATACCATTCGGATCCTTCCTCTAGGAGGCTATGTTCGTATGGCAGGCTGGGGTGATGATGCGACAGAGATCAAGACGGGAACTCCGGTCAGTTTAACACTTGCTGATGATGGTAAGGTCAAACGGATCAACCTCTCAGGGAAGAAACTGGATCAAACGGCTCTTCCTATGCAGGTAACTCAGTTTGACTTTGAAGACAAGCTCTTTATCAAGGGTTTGGTCCTGGAAGAAGAAAAGACTTTTGCAGTGGATCATGATGCAACGGTTGTTGAAGAAGACGGAACCGAAGTGCGCATCGCTCCTCTGGATGTACAGTATCAAAATGCTTCTATCTGGGGCAAGCTCATCACCAACTTTGCAGGTCCTATGAATAACTTTATCTTAGGTGTTGTTGTTTTTTGGATCTTGATCTTTTTGCAAGGCGGTGTTAGAGATACTCAGACCAATCTCTTTCATGTCATGCCAGAGGGAGCTTTGGCTAAGGCGGGCGTAGCTGAGACCGCTCAAATTACCAAGGTCGGCTCGCACGAGGTTAAGAATTGGCAAGACTTGACCCAGGCTGTGGAAGCAGATACCAAGGACAAGACTGCCCCGACCTTGGATGTGACTATTTCTGAAAATGGTAGCGAAAAACAAGTCACGGTGACTCCAGAAGAGAATCAAGGACGTTACATTCTCGGGGTTCAACCAGGGGTCAAGTCAGACTTTCTATCCATGTTTGTTGGTGGATTTACAACTGCTGCCGACTCAGGGCTCCGTATCCTTTCGGCTCTGAAAAACTTGATTTTCCATCCAGATTTGAACAAACTCGGTGGTCCCGTTGCTATTTTTAAGGCAAGTAGCGATGCTGCTAAAAATGGAATTGAGAACGTCCTCTACTTCCTAGCTATGATTTCTATTAATATCGGGATTTTTAACTTGATTCCTATCCCGGCTTTGGATGGTGGAAAGATTGTGCTCAATATCCTAGAGGCAATTCGCCGGAAACCCCTTAAACAAGAAATTGAAACCTATGTCACCATGGCTGGTGTAGTTATCATGGTTGTCTTGATGCTAGCTGTGACCTGGAATGACATTATGCGACTCTTCTTTTAG